A single Pseudoalteromonas phenolica DNA region contains:
- a CDS encoding dicarboxylate/amino acid:cation symporter, which produces MSLILKLLAGIAAGIVVGSYLPLPLVELLYTFKVIVGQLISFTIPLIILFFIASGIAGLPKEAGHLLGKTVGFAYGSTILAGTLAFLLVNAFVPFFEGTTTYQAVQGTELKSFINIEIPPLMGVMTALAAAFIFGIGISQLALKDLQNVVDQGRDVIDALLAKVIIPALPFYIAGVFAEMAVAGTVADTLSTFGIVLVAAVVMHWLWLSVLFIGSGILLKRSPIELVKNMLPAYFTAIGTMSSAATIPVSLRASKANGVKEEVANFSVPLCATIHLSGSTITIVTCAMAVMLLSPEMSMPSITSILPFILMLGVVMIAAPGAPGGAVMSALGLLTSMLGFSEGAVALMIALYLAQDSFGTACNVTGDGVIALWVNKFSEQGK; this is translated from the coding sequence TTACCGCTAGTAGAGCTACTTTACACATTTAAAGTGATTGTAGGTCAATTAATTAGTTTTACCATTCCTTTAATTATCTTGTTTTTCATAGCCTCAGGTATTGCAGGTTTGCCTAAAGAAGCGGGGCATTTATTAGGTAAAACAGTGGGCTTTGCTTATGGCTCTACTATTTTAGCGGGCACCTTAGCTTTCTTGTTGGTAAACGCTTTCGTTCCATTTTTTGAAGGCACAACAACTTACCAAGCTGTTCAAGGCACAGAACTAAAGAGTTTTATTAATATTGAAATCCCACCTTTGATGGGCGTAATGACTGCACTGGCAGCTGCATTCATTTTTGGTATTGGTATTAGTCAACTGGCATTGAAAGACCTACAGAATGTAGTTGATCAAGGTCGTGATGTCATTGATGCTTTGCTAGCGAAAGTGATTATTCCTGCTCTTCCTTTTTACATTGCGGGTGTATTCGCTGAAATGGCGGTTGCAGGCACAGTGGCTGATACTTTAAGCACGTTTGGTATTGTTTTAGTTGCTGCGGTAGTAATGCACTGGTTGTGGTTATCTGTTTTGTTCATCGGTTCGGGTATTTTGTTAAAGCGTAGCCCAATCGAATTAGTCAAAAACATGTTACCGGCTTACTTTACTGCGATAGGAACTATGTCTAGTGCGGCAACTATTCCAGTTTCTTTACGAGCGAGTAAAGCTAATGGCGTAAAAGAGGAAGTCGCCAACTTTTCTGTGCCACTGTGTGCAACCATTCACCTTTCAGGTTCAACCATTACAATAGTAACGTGTGCTATGGCAGTAATGTTATTGTCACCAGAAATGTCGATGCCTAGTATTACAAGCATTTTGCCATTTATTTTGATGTTAGGTGTTGTCATGATCGCAGCCCCAGGTGCACCAGGAGGAGCGGTGATGTCAGCACTGGGCTTATTGACTTCAATGCTTGGTTTTTCTGAAGGCGCAGTTGCGTTAATGATTGCACTTTATCTAGCCCAAGATAGCTTTGGTACAGCGTGTAATGTCACCGGCGATGGTGTGATTGCATTATGGGTGAATAAGTTCTCAGAGCAAGGCAAATAA
- the uvrY gene encoding UvrY/SirA/GacA family response regulator transcription factor has protein sequence MINVLLVDDHELVRTGIKRILDDVRGFKVIGEAKTGEEAVKFCRDNNPDIVLMDMNMPGIGGLEATKKICRYNPDIKVIVLTVHCEDPFPSKVMQVGAQGYLTKGTGSDEMINAIRAVNSGQRYIAPEIAQQIALAQFSGRNDENPFQSLSERELQIMLMITKGEKAQDIADRLNLSSKTVNSYRYRMFEKLNVGGDVELTHLAIRHKMIDIDTSN, from the coding sequence TTGATTAATGTGCTATTAGTTGATGATCATGAGCTAGTAAGAACCGGCATCAAACGAATTCTAGATGATGTTCGTGGCTTTAAAGTAATAGGTGAAGCTAAAACGGGTGAAGAAGCGGTGAAGTTTTGTCGCGATAATAACCCGGATATTGTTTTAATGGACATGAATATGCCTGGGATTGGCGGTCTCGAAGCGACAAAAAAAATATGCCGATACAATCCTGATATAAAGGTAATTGTATTAACTGTACATTGTGAAGACCCATTCCCAAGCAAAGTAATGCAAGTGGGCGCACAGGGCTACCTGACCAAAGGTACAGGCTCAGACGAAATGATCAATGCCATCCGTGCGGTAAACTCAGGACAGCGATACATTGCCCCTGAAATTGCCCAACAAATTGCGCTTGCGCAGTTTAGTGGTCGCAACGATGAAAACCCATTTCAATCTTTATCTGAGCGCGAGCTGCAAATCATGTTGATGATCACTAAGGGTGAAAAAGCACAAGATATTGCAGACAGGCTTAACTTGAGTTCAAAAACGGTGAACAGCTATCGTTACCGCATGTTCGAAAAACTAAATGTAGGCGGTGATGTAGAGCTGACACATTTAGCCATTCGCCATAAAATGATTGATATAGACACATCGAACTAA
- the uvrC gene encoding excinuclease ABC subunit UvrC produces MAVFDSKAFLKTLSTEPGVYRMYDAQHQVIYVGKAKNLKKRVSSYFRSNIPDAKTRVLVSNIANIEVTLTNTETEALLLENNLIKQYQPRYNILLRDDKSYPYIFLSGHKHPRLAFHRGSRKQKGDYFGPYPSSAAVSESLRLMQKIFPVRQCEDAYYRARSRPCLQYQLKRCAAPCVGKVSDDEYKEQVDLVKQFLSGKSHQVIAALVEKMEQASMALNFELAAKVRDQIAILRQMQEQQFVAGNLGEIDIIGFQQQNGICAIHLLMVRDHKVLGSKTYFPKVPKDSQQDEIVTSFIGQYYVGAGTQRQIPKEIVLPFELQEQNELINALSQLADKKVELKASVRSERAQYLALANKNALNSIVVKQNAQDSITKRYALLKEALQLSDINRMECFDISHTMGENTIASCVVFDGSGPNNKEYRRYNVTGITPGDDYAAMAFALNKRYGKLKDEEKIPDVIFIDGGKGQLNKAEAFFEDWPHSKMPLLVGVAKGTSRKPGLETLLIDGGRRTVNLDSDSPALHLIQHIRDESHRFAIAGHRNKRQKQRTQSLLEEIEGVGQKRRQALLKYLGGMQGVKSATIAQLNQVPGISQDMAEKIFNHLHDKA; encoded by the coding sequence ATGGCAGTATTTGATTCAAAAGCCTTTTTAAAAACATTATCTACAGAACCTGGTGTTTATCGTATGTACGATGCACAACATCAGGTTATTTATGTTGGTAAGGCGAAAAATTTAAAAAAACGCGTTTCGAGTTACTTTCGTAGTAACATCCCTGACGCTAAAACCCGAGTATTGGTAAGTAACATCGCTAATATAGAGGTGACGCTGACAAATACAGAAACCGAAGCTCTACTTTTAGAAAATAATCTAATAAAACAGTATCAACCTAGATACAACATCTTATTAAGGGACGATAAGTCTTACCCTTATATTTTCTTAAGTGGACATAAGCACCCTAGGTTGGCTTTTCACCGAGGAAGCCGAAAACAAAAAGGTGATTATTTCGGTCCGTACCCAAGTAGTGCCGCAGTATCAGAAAGTTTGCGCTTAATGCAAAAAATTTTCCCTGTTCGCCAATGCGAAGATGCATATTACCGTGCCCGTAGCCGACCGTGTTTGCAATATCAGCTAAAACGTTGTGCGGCACCTTGTGTTGGCAAGGTTTCTGACGATGAATATAAAGAACAAGTCGATCTGGTAAAGCAGTTTTTATCAGGAAAATCTCATCAAGTGATTGCGGCCTTGGTAGAGAAGATGGAACAGGCCAGTATGGCCTTGAACTTTGAACTCGCCGCAAAAGTGCGAGATCAAATTGCGATTTTAAGACAAATGCAAGAACAGCAGTTTGTGGCTGGTAATCTAGGTGAAATAGATATTATTGGTTTCCAGCAGCAAAACGGCATTTGTGCGATTCATTTATTAATGGTCCGAGACCATAAAGTACTGGGGAGTAAGACCTACTTCCCTAAAGTGCCTAAAGACTCGCAACAAGACGAAATTGTCACGTCATTTATTGGGCAATATTATGTAGGCGCGGGCACGCAACGTCAGATCCCGAAAGAAATCGTGCTGCCTTTTGAATTGCAAGAGCAAAATGAACTCATTAATGCGCTATCGCAACTGGCTGATAAAAAAGTAGAGTTAAAGGCGTCTGTTCGCTCTGAACGTGCGCAATATCTCGCACTTGCAAATAAAAATGCATTAAACAGCATTGTTGTAAAACAAAACGCGCAAGATTCCATTACTAAACGCTACGCTTTATTAAAAGAAGCATTGCAATTGAGCGATATCAACCGTATGGAGTGTTTCGATATCAGCCATACTATGGGTGAAAATACCATTGCTTCCTGTGTGGTATTTGATGGTAGTGGTCCAAATAATAAAGAATATCGCCGCTATAACGTCACAGGGATCACACCAGGTGATGACTATGCGGCAATGGCATTTGCTTTGAATAAACGTTATGGCAAGTTGAAAGATGAAGAGAAGATCCCAGATGTTATCTTTATAGATGGTGGTAAGGGACAACTTAATAAAGCAGAAGCGTTTTTTGAAGATTGGCCGCATAGCAAAATGCCATTGCTAGTCGGTGTAGCGAAAGGCACAAGCCGAAAACCCGGTCTAGAGACATTATTGATAGATGGTGGCAGACGAACGGTTAACCTTGACTCAGATTCACCTGCTTTACATCTAATTCAACATATACGAGATGAATCACACCGTTTTGCCATAGCAGGGCATAGAAACAAACGGCAAAAACAGCGAACTCAATCTTTGTTAGAAGAAATAGAAGGAGTAGGGCAGAAACGTCGACAAGCCTTGTTAAAATACTTAGGTGGTATGCAAGGTGTAAAATCGGCTACTATAGCGCAGTTAAATCAAGTGCCAGGGATCAGCCAAGATATGGCTGAAAAGATATTTAATCATTTGCATGACAAAGCCTAA
- the pgsA gene encoding CDP-diacylglycerol--glycerol-3-phosphate 3-phosphatidyltransferase, whose product MWNIPNTLTTFRLLLIPVFAVVFYLPYSWAFFAAAFIFWLASVTDILDGYLARKLDQSTPFGAFLDPVADKVMVSVALVVLATHYQNIFITLAALIIISREIVISALREWMAEQGKRGNVAVSNMGKFKTAAQMLAIIGLIWQYAPWMTMLSYALLAIATLLTVTSMLAYLNAAKSELIKS is encoded by the coding sequence ATGTGGAATATTCCTAATACCCTAACAACATTTAGATTGTTACTTATCCCTGTTTTTGCAGTGGTGTTTTATTTGCCTTATTCATGGGCTTTTTTTGCAGCCGCCTTTATTTTCTGGCTAGCATCGGTAACCGATATTCTTGATGGCTACTTGGCACGAAAACTAGATCAATCAACGCCTTTTGGAGCGTTTTTAGATCCTGTTGCAGATAAAGTCATGGTGAGTGTGGCTCTCGTTGTTTTAGCAACCCACTATCAAAACATCTTTATTACTTTGGCTGCGCTTATCATTATTAGCCGCGAAATTGTGATATCAGCACTAAGAGAGTGGATGGCCGAGCAAGGCAAACGTGGCAATGTAGCAGTGAGTAATATGGGTAAGTTTAAAACTGCTGCACAAATGTTAGCCATTATTGGTTTGATTTGGCAGTATGCGCCTTGGATGACCATGTTAAGTTATGCCCTTTTGGCAATTGCAACACTATTAACTGTGACGTCAATGTTGGCATATTTGAATGCGGCAAAGTCTGAATTGATTAAATCTTGA
- a CDS encoding ribonuclease E inhibitor RraB: MQFPDDDNGQLLAEMAAEGINLNQMHMVDFFILFEQKDQAESFAKAISEDELAPKTELQKCKDTGVWEVVTTVEMVPEHQLLSQTEQYLESIANSHEGYGDGWGIMADTE, encoded by the coding sequence ATGCAATTTCCTGATGACGATAACGGCCAATTATTAGCTGAAATGGCTGCTGAAGGCATTAACTTAAACCAAATGCACATGGTCGACTTTTTCATTTTATTTGAGCAAAAAGATCAAGCTGAGTCTTTTGCTAAAGCAATTTCTGAAGATGAGCTTGCGCCAAAGACCGAATTACAAAAGTGTAAAGACACAGGTGTATGGGAAGTTGTAACAACGGTTGAAATGGTGCCAGAACATCAGCTTTTAAGCCAAACTGAACAATACCTAGAAAGCATTGCCAATTCACATGAAGGCTATGGCGATGGCTGGGGTATTATGGCTGATACTGAATAA